The proteins below come from a single Candidatus Zixiibacteriota bacterium genomic window:
- the yidC gene encoding membrane protein insertase YidC: protein MDRNYIVGLVLIGVVFVAWMFYMGQKQPAPRPAAVSDSVAIAYQESIVDETPPAARPMDHSESTLAQYDSLAAAVDTLPEEVITVNTDLYTAKLTTRGGGLTSFILKKFDYLDNGGIEMVHSDGAAVPNFRFDRGRFELENIHFAASRGDLTLSDLDSDVLAFTCTLPSGVTMKKTYRFYADTYQFDIELEIDGVHSLGAVDFYEMTFLPGLEPTEKNIKDDLSNFRANALLGSDIESFNDFNDNNEIQDDLDGVTDWISTRSKYFTAALIPTSRDGAGLKIEGSKREHDEDRGVVGFSRIGISLKMRLGQRDNLFDAYTVYLGPLDYNTLKVFGNDLENTLDLGWSIIRPFSKGITWLLGKFHNVIPNYGIVIILFTVIIKLVLSPLSFMSMKSMRRMQEIQPLMAEIKERHKKDAQKMNQEVMKLYKENKINPLGGCLPMLPQIPILFALFTVFRSTIEFRGAPFVWWMQDLSQPDSLYILPVLMAVTMFVQQKITVKDPKQKMMVYLFPAVFLWWGISFPTGLVLYWTVFNIFGLFEAVFVHKRHIPVTSPAQTVSVTDAKQTPKRKK, encoded by the coding sequence ATGGATCGAAATTACATCGTAGGATTAGTGCTGATTGGAGTGGTGTTCGTAGCGTGGATGTTCTACATGGGTCAGAAGCAGCCTGCGCCGCGACCAGCCGCTGTATCGGACTCTGTTGCAATAGCTTATCAGGAATCGATAGTGGATGAGACTCCTCCTGCGGCGAGGCCGATGGATCACTCGGAAAGCACGCTTGCTCAGTACGATTCATTAGCTGCTGCTGTGGATACTCTTCCTGAAGAGGTTATCACGGTCAACACCGATCTTTATACCGCAAAACTTACCACGCGCGGCGGCGGATTGACAAGCTTCATCCTCAAGAAGTTCGATTATCTCGATAATGGCGGAATCGAGATGGTGCATTCTGATGGTGCAGCCGTTCCGAATTTCAGGTTCGACCGTGGCAGGTTTGAACTCGAAAACATCCACTTCGCTGCGAGCAGGGGTGATCTTACGCTTTCCGACTTGGATTCCGATGTACTCGCATTCACTTGTACACTGCCGTCGGGCGTGACAATGAAGAAGACTTACAGATTCTACGCGGACACTTACCAATTCGATATCGAGCTTGAAATTGACGGCGTCCATTCTCTTGGGGCTGTAGATTTCTATGAAATGACTTTCCTGCCAGGCCTCGAGCCGACAGAGAAGAATATAAAGGATGATCTCAGCAATTTCAGAGCAAATGCCCTGCTCGGGAGCGATATAGAAAGCTTCAATGACTTCAACGACAACAACGAGATCCAAGACGACCTGGATGGTGTAACTGATTGGATATCAACTCGTTCGAAGTACTTCACCGCCGCGCTAATTCCGACCTCACGTGACGGTGCGGGGCTGAAAATCGAGGGATCGAAACGTGAGCATGACGAGGATCGGGGAGTTGTCGGATTTTCTCGTATCGGCATCTCGCTGAAAATGCGTCTCGGCCAGCGTGACAACCTCTTTGATGCGTATACTGTCTACCTCGGTCCGCTCGACTATAATACGTTGAAGGTCTTTGGCAATGATCTGGAAAACACTCTCGATCTTGGCTGGTCTATAATTAGGCCCTTCTCGAAAGGTATAACCTGGCTTCTCGGCAAGTTCCACAATGTGATTCCGAATTATGGAATAGTGATTATTCTCTTCACCGTAATCATCAAGCTTGTGCTTTCTCCGCTTAGCTTCATGTCGATGAAATCCATGCGTAGAATGCAGGAAATTCAGCCCCTGATGGCTGAGATCAAGGAGAGGCACAAGAAGGATGCTCAGAAGATGAATCAGGAGGTGATGAAGCTCTATAAGGAGAACAAGATCAACCCGCTCGGAGGGTGTCTCCCGATGCTTCCACAAATCCCGATTCTCTTCGCCCTGTTCACCGTATTCAGGAGCACTATCGAGTTCAGAGGAGCTCCGTTCGTCTGGTGGATGCAGGACTTATCCCAGCCTGACAGCCTCTACATACTGCCCGTCCTCATGGCGGTTACGATGTTTGTCCAGCAGAAGATTACTGTTAAGGACCCGAAACAGAAGATGATGGTCTATCTGTTTCCGGCTGTGTTCTTGTGGTGGGGAATCAGTTTCCCGACCGGATTGGTTCTGTACTGGACAGTGTTCAACATCTTCGGTCTCTTTGAGGCAGTATTTGTCCACAAGAGGCATATACCTGTCACATCACCAGCTCAAACGGTCTCG